In Geotalea uraniireducens, one genomic interval encodes:
- a CDS encoding CHASE2 domain-containing protein: protein MMARQERNRWRRDLLVVAAGLLAIGLIAHLGAFDGVNSYCYDLAFRVRGTVRPPRQLLIAAIDEPTLHELGRWPLPRRYYATLLDRLAEARAVGFTIIMTEPSADDPLLAAAARRQGRTVLPLYIDDRLRTENPAPALAGLPVGHLHLEQDLDGVVRREFLYLRHDSRTVPALAAAVAAWAGAAVPTVPPPEGGKGQLIAQGRPLNLNYYGPPGTIPTVSLADLVAGRLAPARLRGKVVLVGITAPGIEERFITPFGQQRNRMAAVEVQATAVGNLLDGSAIRPVVEGTRLVLCLLFAAGLYLLLLQLSETGAVLTWLATVGGVTVTVYLLFTQGHRWLAPGIFYVAATYLCCAALLFRLKDAAARLQQYYAAVASHLEAEGEAAVPQDGGLRQYLSPGGINARIALLEKVNRQLLDRSVQAEAANRELEAFSYSVSHDLQAPLRRIGSFVDALGEDAADRLNETERDYLNRIGIATGRMRNLIDALLDLGRLSRLPIRRETIDLADMAREIAAELQKAEPERAATFIIPDRLVVSADARLMRNVMENLLNNAWKYSRQRQPARIEFGVDAAGQEPAYFVRDNGAGFDMRYADKLFTPFQRLHDEGAFEGNGIGLATVRRIISRHGGTVWGEGIVGEGATFHFTLGR from the coding sequence ATGATGGCGCGGCAGGAGCGGAACAGATGGCGGCGGGACCTGCTCGTCGTTGCGGCGGGGCTTTTGGCGATCGGCCTGATTGCCCATCTCGGCGCCTTCGACGGGGTCAATTCCTACTGCTACGACCTCGCCTTCCGGGTGCGGGGGACGGTACGGCCGCCCCGGCAGCTGCTGATCGCCGCCATCGACGAGCCGACCCTCCACGAGCTGGGGCGCTGGCCCCTGCCGCGGCGCTATTACGCGACGCTGCTCGACCGCCTCGCCGAAGCCCGGGCGGTGGGCTTCACCATCATCATGACCGAGCCGTCCGCCGATGATCCCCTGCTGGCCGCAGCCGCCCGCCGGCAGGGGCGGACCGTCCTGCCGCTTTACATCGACGACCGTCTCCGCACGGAAAATCCGGCGCCGGCACTGGCCGGGCTTCCCGTCGGGCATCTCCATCTCGAACAGGATCTGGACGGGGTGGTGCGGCGGGAGTTCCTCTACCTGCGGCACGATAGCCGTACCGTCCCCGCCCTCGCTGCCGCCGTCGCCGCCTGGGCCGGCGCCGCGGTTCCGACCGTTCCTCCGCCGGAGGGGGGGAAGGGGCAGCTCATCGCCCAGGGGAGGCCGCTCAACCTCAATTACTACGGCCCGCCGGGGACGATCCCGACGGTTTCACTGGCCGATCTGGTTGCCGGACGGTTGGCGCCGGCCCGGCTGCGGGGAAAAGTCGTCCTGGTCGGGATCACCGCGCCGGGGATCGAAGAGCGGTTCATCACCCCCTTCGGCCAGCAGCGGAACCGGATGGCCGCCGTCGAGGTCCAGGCGACCGCCGTCGGGAACCTGCTCGACGGCAGCGCCATCCGGCCGGTCGTCGAGGGAACGCGACTGGTGCTCTGCCTCCTCTTTGCCGCCGGCCTCTATCTCCTGTTGTTGCAGCTTTCCGAAACCGGCGCCGTCCTGACCTGGCTGGCGACCGTCGGCGGCGTCACCGTCACTGTCTATCTCCTCTTCACCCAAGGCCATCGCTGGCTGGCCCCCGGGATCTTCTACGTCGCGGCAACCTATCTCTGTTGCGCAGCGCTCCTTTTCCGCCTCAAAGATGCCGCGGCACGGCTCCAGCAGTACTACGCCGCGGTGGCGAGCCATCTGGAAGCGGAGGGGGAGGCGGCCGTACCGCAGGATGGGGGGCTCCGGCAGTATCTGTCGCCGGGGGGAATCAATGCTCGGATCGCGCTCCTGGAAAAGGTCAACCGGCAGCTGCTCGACCGTTCCGTCCAGGCTGAAGCGGCCAACCGCGAGCTTGAAGCGTTCAGCTATTCGGTATCCCACGACCTGCAGGCGCCGCTACGGCGGATCGGCAGCTTCGTCGACGCGCTCGGCGAGGATGCCGCCGACCGGCTCAACGAAACGGAACGGGATTACCTGAACCGGATCGGCATCGCCACCGGCCGGATGCGCAATCTCATCGACGCGCTGCTCGACCTGGGGCGACTGTCGCGGCTGCCGATCCGTCGGGAAACGATCGACCTGGCCGACATGGCCCGGGAGATTGCCGCCGAGCTGCAAAAGGCGGAGCCGGAGCGGGCGGCAACTTTTATTATCCCCGACAGGCTGGTTGTCAGTGCCGATGCCCGGTTGATGCGCAACGTCATGGAGAATCTGCTCAACAACGCCTGGAAGTACAGCCGGCAGCGACAGCCAGCCCGGATCGAGTTCGGGGTCGACGCCGCGGGGCAGGAGCCCGCCTATTTCGTCCGCGACAACGGGGCGGGATTCGACATGCGTTATGCGGACAAGCTGTTCACCCCGTTCCAGCGCCTGCACGACGAAGGGGCGTTCGAAGGGAACGGCATCGGCCTGGCGACGGTCCGGCGGATCATCAGCCGCCACGGCGGGACGGTCTGGGGGGAGGGGATAGTGGGGGAAGGGGCGACCTTCCATTTCACCCTAGGCCGATGA
- a CDS encoding polyphosphate kinase 2 family protein gives MNYLEKFRVKPGSIVRLDKIDPSFKDKHEDHAAALDEIERYTKRLRELQYLLYAEDRRSLLIILQAMDAGGKDGTINHVLGNMNPQGARVYGFKVPSAEEAAHDFLWRIHQAAPPRGQVAIFNRSHYEDVLVTRVHDLVPKKVWARRYELINDFENNLVANGTHILKFYLHIGKDEQLRRFKQRLDDPARHWKISESDYSEREYWDDYTRAFEDALSNCSTDQAPWYVIPANHKWFRNLAVSRIVVETLEALRMEFPPPKVDIGEITARYHAAAAEAAPTGGGKGKNGSR, from the coding sequence ATGAACTACCTTGAAAAATTCCGCGTCAAGCCGGGGAGTATCGTCCGGCTGGACAAGATCGATCCGTCGTTCAAGGATAAACATGAGGACCACGCAGCGGCGCTCGACGAGATCGAGCGCTATACCAAACGGCTCCGCGAGCTGCAGTATCTGCTCTACGCCGAGGACCGCCGGTCGCTGCTGATCATCCTGCAGGCGATGGACGCCGGCGGCAAGGACGGCACCATCAACCACGTCCTCGGCAACATGAACCCCCAGGGGGCCCGGGTCTACGGTTTCAAAGTCCCATCTGCCGAGGAGGCGGCCCACGACTTTCTCTGGCGTATTCACCAGGCCGCGCCGCCGCGGGGACAGGTGGCGATCTTTAACCGCTCCCATTACGAGGACGTGCTGGTGACCCGGGTCCACGACCTGGTGCCGAAGAAGGTCTGGGCCAGACGCTACGAGTTGATCAACGACTTCGAAAATAACCTGGTCGCCAACGGCACCCACATCCTGAAATTCTACCTGCACATCGGCAAGGACGAGCAGCTGCGGCGCTTCAAGCAGCGGCTCGACGATCCCGCCCGGCACTGGAAGATCAGTGAGTCCGACTACTCGGAGCGTGAATACTGGGACGACTACACCCGGGCCTTCGAAGACGCCCTGAGCAACTGCAGCACCGACCAGGCGCCGTGGTACGTCATTCCGGCCAACCACAAATGGTTCCGCAACCTCGCCGTCTCGCGGATCGTCGTCGAGACCCTTGAAGCGCTGCGGATGGAGTTCCCGCCGCCGAAGGTGGATATCGGCGAGATCACGGCGCGCTACCACGCGGCGGCGGCGGAAGCGGCGCCGACGGGCGGGGGGAAAGGGAAGAACGGCAGCAGATAG
- a CDS encoding right-handed parallel beta-helix repeat-containing protein, producing the protein MKRSILCLVIPLALIAQGSASATTFYVQPSGSDSNSGLTWLLAKKSVSGAIAVAAAGDEIWVAAGTYAEHLRNRIVGDTPVDIKLYGGFNGSETLLGQRNWQLNPTILDGGGGEPPLPPESGSVITITGGAGPGMVIDGFIITGGHAYLGGGIAIVGSAPTITSNYLRDNHAEVGAGIYAVNYKVTPPVAQPLIAGNIIAYNYADDGGGIAVEGGDAIVHLASAAAVIRENLIMANVADFTAGGIGSWGHSSPVIANNLIRANAANYDEGSGEPGGGGILSTADDLEGEPVQYAIAAPLIVNNVIAANGANQGAGIYFVDYRPAPDPELTPPPRVINNTIVANNGAGIFWDNAFPIISNNLVAFNTWGVQQGTIGSSAPVIRYNDIYGNTLQGQRTDYRDLADQGGTAGNITADPLLANATIGNYHLGSGSPCIDAGLSSDASAAWTDLDGLARLGGAAVDIGADEWDGTVWHVPTPVYYVSPAGSDGDGLSWAGAKRTIQGGINAAAATGGELWVATGTYHEHLRIPAYVYLYGGFAGSETSRAARDVAAHPAVIDGDAVPNVVYSAYAGYLVSALDGFTIQNGGAYTGGDYLIFLNNPSSGYSGRGGGVVNRVGSLYLENCTIRRNSLGNPFDNANKLAYGGGLFGYLSYALIRGNTFADNELLNTIDGSGAGIYLTRSAPTIDGNVFTGNRALRGAAIYAYRTTPRITRNTVSANSFYIPYPPASAGAQTGAITLELGPAFLIDGNLISGNQAGQGAGINVSTNFAGSISNNLLVGNSTLASPANSLGGGGIYCLVQDSATAITTIVNNTIVGNSSGDLPGIGAQGGGIAISLPPPLPTPSPPPAGKLLIGNNIIAFNSSGISETLTYPLLAPTLTSNDLYNTGANYTLVTAGASDVSVDPLFVDRAGGDYRLQAASPVVDRGSNALVPAGAVDYAGKPRIVDGTLTGTPVVDLGALELMANHTLALVIGGSGLGSVAISPPPTGCSVSCSNSYPSDTPLTLRATPDQYSLFDGWAGGGCSGTADCLLSLVVDTTVTASFTLDIVHAVLGSAAVADYYPSLQQAYDGALAGGTIKSWGIEFDENLTCAAAKGVTLKGGWNGTYTANSGLTVLHGRLTIQRGTLIVENVLIK; encoded by the coding sequence ATGAAAAGGTCAATTCTGTGCCTCGTCATCCCCCTTGCCCTGATTGCGCAAGGAAGCGCCTCTGCAACTACCTTCTACGTTCAACCATCGGGAAGTGACAGCAATTCCGGCCTCACCTGGCTGCTGGCCAAGAAGAGCGTCAGCGGGGCCATCGCCGTCGCCGCCGCCGGCGACGAAATCTGGGTTGCCGCCGGGACCTATGCCGAGCACCTTCGGAATCGCATCGTCGGCGACACGCCGGTCGACATCAAACTGTACGGCGGCTTCAACGGCAGCGAGACCCTGCTCGGGCAGCGGAACTGGCAGCTGAACCCGACCATCCTCGACGGTGGGGGCGGCGAGCCGCCGCTGCCGCCGGAGAGCGGTTCGGTGATCACCATTACCGGCGGGGCCGGCCCGGGGATGGTGATCGACGGTTTCATCATCACCGGCGGCCATGCCTACCTCGGCGGGGGGATCGCCATTGTCGGCTCGGCGCCGACCATCACCAGCAACTACCTTCGGGACAACCACGCCGAAGTCGGGGCGGGGATTTACGCCGTCAACTACAAGGTGACGCCGCCGGTGGCCCAGCCGCTGATCGCCGGCAACATCATCGCCTACAACTATGCCGACGACGGCGGCGGCATCGCCGTCGAGGGGGGGGACGCCATCGTTCATCTGGCGAGCGCCGCGGCGGTGATCCGGGAGAACCTGATCATGGCCAACGTGGCCGATTTCACCGCCGGCGGGATCGGCAGCTGGGGGCACTCTTCGCCGGTCATCGCCAATAACCTGATCCGGGCCAACGCGGCGAACTACGACGAGGGGAGCGGCGAGCCGGGCGGCGGGGGAATCCTCTCCACCGCCGACGACCTGGAGGGGGAACCTGTCCAGTACGCCATCGCCGCGCCGCTGATCGTCAATAACGTCATCGCCGCCAACGGCGCCAACCAGGGGGCGGGAATCTACTTCGTCGACTACCGGCCGGCGCCGGACCCGGAACTCACCCCGCCGCCGCGGGTGATCAACAACACCATCGTTGCCAACAACGGCGCGGGGATCTTCTGGGACAACGCCTTCCCGATCATCAGCAACAACCTGGTCGCCTTCAACACCTGGGGCGTGCAGCAGGGGACGATCGGCAGTTCGGCGCCGGTCATCCGCTACAACGACATTTACGGCAACACACTGCAGGGCCAACGGACCGATTACCGGGATCTGGCCGACCAGGGCGGGACCGCCGGCAACATCACCGCCGATCCGCTGCTGGCGAACGCAACGATCGGCAACTATCACCTCGGCAGCGGCTCGCCGTGCATCGATGCCGGCCTGTCGAGCGATGCCAGCGCCGCCTGGACCGACCTGGACGGCCTGGCGCGGCTTGGCGGCGCCGCGGTCGATATCGGTGCCGACGAATGGGATGGCACGGTCTGGCACGTCCCGACGCCGGTTTACTATGTGAGCCCCGCCGGTTCGGATGGCGACGGCCTCAGCTGGGCCGGCGCCAAACGGACCATCCAGGGGGGGATCAATGCGGCGGCGGCGACCGGCGGCGAACTTTGGGTGGCGACGGGGACCTATCACGAGCATCTCCGCATCCCGGCCTATGTCTATCTCTACGGCGGCTTTGCCGGGAGCGAAACGAGCCGGGCGGCGCGGGACGTGGCGGCTCACCCGGCGGTCATCGACGGCGATGCGGTGCCGAACGTGGTTTATAGCGCCTATGCCGGCTACCTGGTCAGCGCCCTGGACGGCTTCACCATCCAGAACGGCGGGGCGTATACCGGCGGCGATTACCTGATCTTCCTCAATAATCCCTCCTCGGGCTACAGCGGCCGGGGCGGCGGGGTGGTCAACCGGGTCGGTTCCCTTTACCTGGAGAACTGCACCATCCGTCGCAACTCCCTCGGCAACCCGTTCGACAACGCCAACAAGCTCGCCTACGGCGGCGGCCTGTTCGGCTACCTGAGCTACGCGCTCATCCGGGGGAACACCTTCGCCGACAACGAACTGCTGAATACCATCGACGGCAGCGGCGCCGGCATCTACCTGACCCGCTCCGCGCCGACCATCGACGGCAATGTCTTCACCGGCAACCGGGCGCTCCGGGGGGCGGCGATCTACGCCTACCGCACTACGCCGCGGATCACCCGCAACACCGTCAGCGCCAACTCCTTCTACATCCCCTATCCACCGGCCAGCGCCGGGGCCCAGACCGGGGCGATCACCCTCGAACTCGGCCCCGCCTTCCTGATCGACGGCAACCTGATCAGCGGCAACCAAGCCGGCCAGGGGGCCGGGATCAACGTTAGCACCAACTTTGCCGGCAGCATCAGCAACAACCTGCTCGTCGGCAACAGCACCCTCGCTTCCCCTGCCAACAGCCTGGGGGGCGGCGGCATCTATTGCCTCGTTCAGGATAGCGCCACCGCCATCACCACCATCGTCAACAATACCATCGTCGGCAACAGCAGCGGCGATCTGCCGGGGATCGGCGCCCAGGGGGGCGGGATCGCCATCTCCCTGCCGCCGCCGTTGCCGACCCCGTCGCCGCCACCGGCGGGGAAACTCCTGATCGGCAACAACATCATCGCCTTCAACAGTTCGGGGATCTCCGAGACCCTCACTTATCCGCTGCTCGCACCCACCCTGACCAGCAACGATCTCTACAACACCGGTGCCAACTACACCCTGGTGACCGCCGGCGCCAGCGACGTCTCGGTCGATCCGCTGTTTGTCGACCGGGCCGGCGGGGACTACCGGCTGCAGGCGGCTTCGCCGGTCGTCGACAGGGGCAGCAACGCCCTGGTGCCGGCCGGAGCGGTCGATTATGCCGGCAAGCCGCGGATCGTCGACGGCACGCTGACCGGCACCCCGGTGGTCGACCTGGGGGCGCTGGAGTTGATGGCCAACCACACCCTGGCACTGGTGATCGGCGGCAGCGGCCTCGGCAGCGTGGCCATTTCGCCACCACCCACCGGCTGCAGCGTCTCCTGCAGCAATTCCTATCCCAGCGATACGCCGCTGACGCTCCGCGCCACTCCCGACCAGTATTCGCTGTTCGACGGCTGGGCCGGCGGCGGCTGCAGCGGTACCGCGGACTGCCTCCTGTCGCTCGTCGTCGATACCACCGTCACTGCCAGCTTCACTCTCGACATTGTCCATGCGGTGCTCGGCAGCGCCGCCGTTGCCGATTACTACCCGTCGCTGCAGCAGGCTTACGATGGTGCCCTGGCCGGCGGGACGATCAAGAGCTGGGGAATCGAGTTCGATGAGAACCTGACCTGCGCTGCGGCCAAGGGGGTGACCCTCAAAGGAGGGTGGAACGGCACGTATACCGCCAATAGCGGCCTGACGGTCCTGCACGGCCGGTTGACCATCCAGCGGGGGACGCTGATCGTTGAGAATGTGCTGATCAAGTAG
- a CDS encoding acetate uptake transporter, giving the protein MTLKSQETATVLELNDTTANPAPLGLLGFGMTTVLLNLHNAGMFPLDAMILSMGIFYGGLGQIIVGIMEWRKNNTFGATAFTSYGLFWLTLVGLIILPNTGFIQAPDTSAMTAYLAMWGLFTAVLFIGTLKMNRALQVVFGSLTVLFFLLAAGDATGSHVIKIIAGYEGIFCGLSAIYAGLAQVINEVYGRTVAPLGLAG; this is encoded by the coding sequence ATGACCCTGAAATCACAAGAAACGGCAACGGTACTGGAACTCAACGATACGACGGCCAACCCGGCGCCGCTCGGGCTCCTCGGCTTCGGCATGACGACCGTTCTGCTCAATCTGCACAATGCCGGAATGTTTCCCCTCGATGCGATGATCCTCAGCATGGGAATCTTCTATGGCGGCCTCGGCCAGATTATTGTCGGCATCATGGAGTGGCGGAAAAACAACACGTTCGGAGCGACCGCCTTTACCTCCTACGGCCTTTTCTGGTTGACCCTGGTTGGCCTGATCATCCTTCCCAATACCGGTTTCATCCAGGCCCCGGATACCTCCGCCATGACGGCGTATCTGGCGATGTGGGGGCTCTTTACCGCCGTACTGTTTATCGGTACGTTGAAAATGAACCGGGCGCTGCAGGTGGTCTTCGGTTCGTTGACGGTACTCTTTTTCCTGCTGGCGGCTGGTGATGCAACCGGCAGCCACGTCATCAAGATCATCGCCGGCTATGAAGGTATCTTCTGTGGGCTGTCCGCCATATACGCCGGTCTGGCCCAGGTGATCAACGAGGTCTACGGGAGAACGGTCGCTCCCCTTGGCCTCGCCGGCTGA
- a CDS encoding SulP family inorganic anion transporter, with amino-acid sequence MTNAAAHNGRRRFAVFQGLLPVDRSRVPADIIAGITLAALAIPEVMGYTKISGTPVITGLYTILIPMILYALFGSSRHLVVGADSATAAILASSIAGMAAPRSGEWVALAGLLALMAAGFLLLARLARLGFLADFLSRTVLVGFLSGVGIQVAVGELAGMLDLPVAGDGTIAKLLFTVREIRQANPASLVVATAVLAVIVGSRRLSKKIPGPLIAVSGAIVASWAFNLQASGVQLLGPVPSGLPTLGLPAVTIDLALIERLTPTAFAMFVVILSQSAATSRAYAAHYNERFDENVDLVGLCLANIGAGLSGTFVVNGSPTKTQMVESAGGHSQLSQLTTSFIVLMVLLFFTAPLAFLPKAVLSAVVFLIGLELVDLKGLKRIYAERPWEFWVALITMATVVLVGVEQSILLAIVLSLAVHTRHGYLVNNMLLVHDRTLGWRQRPLGTGGQAVPGLMIYRFMHNMYYANSQVLSDQIGELVRSAEPPLAWFCIDAVAVNDVDFTAAETLRIIYYNLAKQGVRLVWCEVVDEVRAGLDRSQLSDLFGRDAFFPTFDAVVAAYRQRDPAATAPSS; translated from the coding sequence ATGACCAATGCCGCCGCTCATAACGGCCGGCGCCGGTTCGCCGTGTTCCAGGGGCTCCTTCCGGTCGACCGTTCGCGGGTGCCGGCCGACATCATCGCCGGGATAACGCTGGCAGCCCTGGCCATCCCCGAAGTGATGGGCTACACGAAGATCTCCGGTACCCCGGTCATTACCGGCCTGTACACGATCCTCATCCCGATGATCCTGTATGCCCTGTTCGGTTCGTCCCGCCACCTGGTGGTCGGTGCCGATTCGGCCACGGCGGCCATCCTCGCCTCCAGCATCGCCGGCATGGCGGCCCCACGCTCGGGGGAGTGGGTTGCCCTGGCCGGGCTGCTGGCGCTGATGGCGGCCGGCTTTCTGCTGCTGGCCCGGCTTGCCCGGCTCGGATTCCTGGCCGACTTCCTCTCCCGGACCGTGCTGGTCGGTTTTCTCTCCGGGGTCGGCATTCAGGTCGCCGTCGGCGAGTTGGCCGGGATGCTCGATCTGCCGGTGGCCGGAGACGGCACCATCGCCAAACTGCTCTTTACCGTCCGGGAGATTCGCCAGGCCAATCCCGCTTCGCTGGTGGTGGCGACGGCCGTCCTGGCGGTAATCGTCGGCTCGCGCCGGCTCTCGAAGAAAATCCCCGGGCCGCTGATTGCAGTCAGCGGCGCTATCGTCGCCAGCTGGGCATTCAACCTGCAGGCGTCCGGCGTCCAACTCCTCGGACCGGTGCCGAGCGGACTGCCGACACTGGGGCTGCCGGCGGTAACGATCGACCTGGCGCTGATCGAGCGTCTGACTCCTACCGCCTTTGCCATGTTCGTGGTCATCCTCTCCCAGAGCGCCGCCACTTCTCGCGCCTATGCGGCACACTACAACGAGCGCTTTGACGAGAACGTCGACCTGGTGGGGCTCTGCCTGGCCAACATCGGCGCCGGCCTCTCCGGCACCTTTGTCGTCAACGGCAGCCCGACCAAGACCCAGATGGTCGAAAGCGCCGGGGGGCACAGCCAGCTCTCGCAGCTCACCACCAGCTTCATCGTCCTGATGGTGTTGTTGTTCTTCACCGCGCCGCTGGCCTTCCTGCCGAAGGCGGTCCTCTCGGCGGTAGTGTTCCTGATTGGCCTCGAACTGGTCGACCTGAAGGGGCTGAAGCGGATCTACGCCGAGCGGCCGTGGGAATTCTGGGTGGCGCTGATCACCATGGCGACGGTCGTGCTGGTCGGGGTCGAGCAGAGCATTCTGCTGGCCATTGTGCTGTCGCTCGCCGTCCATACGCGACACGGCTATCTGGTCAACAACATGCTGCTCGTCCACGACCGGACTCTCGGCTGGCGCCAGCGGCCTCTCGGCACCGGCGGGCAGGCGGTCCCCGGCCTGATGATCTATCGCTTCATGCACAACATGTATTACGCCAACAGCCAGGTGCTGAGCGACCAGATCGGCGAACTGGTCAGGAGTGCCGAGCCGCCGCTCGCCTGGTTCTGCATCGATGCGGTCGCCGTCAACGACGTGGATTTCACCGCCGCCGAGACGCTGCGGATCATCTATTACAACCTGGCGAAGCAGGGGGTCAGGCTGGTCTGGTGCGAAGTTGTCGACGAAGTCCGCGCCGGGCTCGACCGCTCCCAGCTCAGCGATCTGTTCGGCCGGGATGCCTTTTTCCCGACGTTCGACGCCGTGGTTGCCGCTTACCGGCAGCGGGACCCCGCCGCGACAGCCCCCTCGTCATGA
- a CDS encoding FecR domain-containing protein: MSGEVFMVCRGKLPSMKALVAGALLVAAASPAAAAGVESIVVRQGDTLLGLCRQQLENPARCRDVYRVNRLRNPDLIYPGQLIAIPVELLKGTPVAGIITFVRGGATLAGTGGNRQPLRLDERVGEGARIVTGADGAAEITFPGGSSVLLRNDSELQLVRSRAKGEFHLLRELRLGLGRVISRIRQATGREQRHLIITPSAVAGARGTTYRVSVDRDALTRSEVLDGTVVVGAQGKEVAVGGGEGTIVRKGGAPHSPIALLPPPAPLDLQPLYRADPLRISFANVSGAVACRFMLGRDREVKEVVRQQLVAGCEAFAATGLDDGSYYLQTESIDQFGLAGLPSAPLPVVVRRHPLPPYTMTPAPGASVRQGPVDFRWLKVGDATSYRLQVAPAAGFAAPLRDEPAAGTAWRADSLAAGSYLFRVASVAADGFQGEWSDPLAFTVIPPPPTPAVAPPEQAGGEMRIRVNDVCPGMTYRFQLARDASFAEVLLDRREPRPEVAFPAPTAPGSYLVRVQCIDTDGSAGAFSPPQSFEVPRHIPWWGLGVLGGVGLILGLVL; the protein is encoded by the coding sequence ATGTCGGGGGAGGTTTTCATGGTCTGCCGGGGGAAATTGCCGTCGATGAAGGCGCTGGTCGCCGGTGCGCTGCTGGTGGCGGCCGCGTCTCCCGCCGCTGCCGCCGGGGTGGAGTCGATTGTCGTTCGGCAGGGGGATACGCTCCTGGGACTCTGCCGCCAGCAGCTGGAGAACCCGGCCCGCTGCCGGGACGTCTACCGGGTCAACCGGCTGCGCAATCCCGATCTCATTTATCCGGGCCAGCTCATCGCCATCCCGGTTGAGTTGCTGAAGGGAACCCCGGTCGCCGGGATCATCACCTTCGTCCGGGGGGGCGCAACCCTGGCCGGCACCGGCGGCAACCGGCAGCCGCTCCGGCTCGACGAACGGGTCGGCGAAGGGGCGCGGATCGTCACCGGCGCCGACGGCGCGGCCGAGATCACCTTTCCGGGCGGCAGTTCCGTGTTGCTCCGCAACGACAGCGAGTTGCAGCTGGTCCGTTCCCGGGCGAAGGGTGAATTCCACCTGCTGCGCGAACTGCGGCTCGGCCTTGGCCGGGTCATCTCCCGGATCAGGCAGGCGACCGGCCGGGAGCAGCGCCACCTGATCATCACGCCGTCGGCGGTGGCCGGGGCCCGGGGGACCACCTACCGGGTGTCGGTCGACCGGGATGCCCTGACCCGCTCGGAGGTCCTCGACGGGACGGTGGTGGTCGGGGCGCAGGGCAAAGAGGTGGCGGTCGGGGGGGGGGAGGGGACCATTGTGCGGAAAGGGGGGGCACCGCACAGCCCCATCGCCCTGCTGCCGCCGCCGGCGCCGCTCGACCTGCAGCCTCTTTACCGGGCCGACCCCCTGCGGATCAGTTTTGCCAATGTCTCCGGCGCCGTCGCCTGCCGGTTCATGCTCGGCCGGGACCGGGAGGTGAAGGAGGTCGTCCGGCAGCAGCTGGTCGCCGGGTGCGAGGCGTTCGCCGCCACCGGCCTGGACGATGGCAGCTATTACCTGCAGACGGAGAGCATTGATCAGTTCGGGCTGGCGGGACTCCCTTCCGCCCCCCTGCCGGTCGTGGTGCGCCGTCACCCGCTCCCCCCCTACACCATGACGCCGGCGCCCGGTGCCAGCGTCAGGCAGGGGCCGGTCGATTTCCGCTGGCTGAAGGTCGGCGATGCGACCTCCTACCGGCTGCAGGTGGCCCCGGCGGCCGGTTTCGCCGCGCCGCTCCGGGACGAACCGGCGGCAGGCACCGCCTGGCGGGCCGACTCTCTGGCGGCGGGCAGTTACCTGTTCCGGGTCGCTTCGGTCGCCGCCGACGGTTTCCAGGGCGAGTGGTCCGACCCGCTGGCGTTCACGGTTATCCCGCCGCCGCCGACGCCGGCGGTCGCCCCGCCGGAGCAGGCGGGGGGGGAGATGCGGATCCGGGTCAACGATGTCTGTCCGGGGATGACCTATCGCTTCCAGCTGGCCCGGGACGCCTCCTTTGCCGAGGTGCTGCTCGACCGGCGGGAACCGCGGCCGGAAGTCGCCTTTCCCGCCCCGACCGCGCCGGGCAGTTACCTGGTGCGGGTGCAGTGCATCGATACGGACGGCTCTGCCGGGGCCTTTTCGCCACCGCAGAGCTTCGAGGTGCCGCGGCATATCCCCTGGTGGGGGCTGGGGGTGCTCGGCGGAGTCGGGCTGATTCTCGGGCTGGTGCTGTGA